A single window of Nicotiana sylvestris chromosome 5, ASM39365v2, whole genome shotgun sequence DNA harbors:
- the LOC104222304 gene encoding homeobox-leucine zipper protein ANTHOCYANINLESS 2-like has product MESHSDMSEKGESSNNVVMGRPKEEDESESRSNGDNFLNGVASEDEPDSVLSNSSRKRKYSRHTANQILELETAFKENPHPNEKVRLELGKKLSMDSKQVKFWFQNRRTQMKSHLERHENGILKQENDRLRIEHIAMQGAMKHPICNRCRNQAIIADINVEEHQTKIEYERLKEEVKRISVLADKLLGPLSSLEGSMASVIANPAFGLPEGINGFGGINYANAASPMGLDFDNGLSSPPPVIISRSLANVDASYDKSMLMDLALAAMNELLGLAEIGEPLWVRSLDGGGETLNLEEYARSFTPCTGMKPGHFATEATRATGTVIVNSLTLVETLMDMSRWVEMFSCIVGKTSVVNVIPGSTCGSWSSNLQLIQTEFQIISDLVPAREMKFLRFCKQQAEGVWAVVDVSVDTVQESSQPHEIGNCRRLPSGCIVQDMPNGYSKVTWIEHMEYYENVLHHLYRPLVRNGLGFGAQRWMATLQRQSEFLAMLMSSVDSPVVCSSGQTSMAMLAQRMTRNFCAGVCATIHKWESIQQANGEDAKLMMRKNIGDPGEPIGVVLSATKTIWLPVKQQRLLDFLLNEQTRSQWDILFNSGPMQQLVHIAKGQNIDNSISLFRANVDAISDSENNMLILQDTCTDATGSLIVYATIDAVDMDVVMNGGDSSSVAFLPSGIAIVPDCFQDYSGANNCNVETSWEKDNGFSGTGSLVTIGFQVLVNSSPAEKLSMESVQKVNNLISHTIHGIKASFKSK; this is encoded by the exons ATGGAAAGTCACAGTGACATGAGTGAGAAAGGTGAAAGTTCGAATAATGTGGTAATGGGGAGGCCTAAAGAGGAGGATGAAAGTGAGAGCAGGTCCAATGGTGACAACTTTTTAAATGGCGTTGCGTCTGAAGATGAACCGGACTCTGTTCTCAGTAATTCATcaaggaaaaggaaatacagcAGGCATACTGCCAACCAAATTCTAGAGCTCGAAAC TGCTTTCAAGGAAAATCCACATCCTAACGAAAAAGTAAGACTAGAACTTGGAAAGAAACTGTCTATGGACAGCAAGCAGGTGAAGTTTTGGTTCCAGAATAGAAGAACCCAAATGAAG TCACATTTGGAACGCCATGAAAATGGAATACTGAAACAAGAAAATGATAGGCTCCGCATAGAGCATATTGCAATGCAGGGAGCCATGAAACATCCAATTTGCAATCGTTGTCGTAATCAGGCTATTATTGCTGACATCAATGTTGAGGAGCATCAAACAAAGATTGAGTATGAACGGCTGAAAGAGGAAGTCAAGAGGATCAGTGTCCTGGCCGACAAACTTTTGGGGCCTTTATCATCCTTGGAAGGATCAATGGCTTCCGTTATAGCAAATCCTGCATTTGGACTTCCTGAGGGAATAAATGGCTTCGGTGGTATAAATTATGCCAACGCTGCATCGCCAATGGGGCTTGATTTCGACAATGGTCTGTCAAGTCCTCCGCCAGTAATTATTTCTAGAAGCTTGGCTAATGTAGATGCATCATATGATAAGTCAATGCTGATGGATCTTGCTTTGGCTGCGATGAACGAGCTGCTTGGGCTGGCTGAGATTGGTGAACCGCTTTGGGTCAGAAGCTTGGATGGAGGTGGAGAAACATTGAATCTTGAGGAGTATGCTAGATCATTTACACCATGTACGGGCATGAAACCTGGACATTTCGCAACAGAAGCAACTCGCGCAACTGGTACAGTGATTGTCAACAGCCTAACTCTGGTGGAGACATTAATGGACATG AGTCGATGGGTGGAGATGTTCTCATGCATTGTCGGGAAAACCTCTGTTGTCAATGTGATTCCAGGTAGCACATGTGGAAGCTGGAGCAGTAATCTGCAATTG ATTCAAACTGAATTCCAAATTATTTCTGATCTGGTTCCTGCTCGTGAAATGAAATTTCTCCGCTTCTGCAAGCAACAAGCTGAAGGTGTCTGGGCTGTTGTGGATGTCTCTGTTGACACAGTTCAAGAAAGTTCACAACCTCATGAAATTGGGAATTGCAGGAGACTCCCTTCTGGTTGTATTGTGCAAGATATGCCTAATGGTTACTCTAAG GTTACTTGGATCGAGCACATGGAATATTATGAAAATGTACTCCACCATTTGTACCGCCCTCTGGTCAGGAATGGCCTGGGGTTCGGCGCACAAAGGTGGATGGCCACTCTGCAAAGGCAGTCTGAGTTCTTGGCGATGCTGATGTCTTCTGTTGACTCTCCAG TTGTTTGTTCAAGTGGTCAGACAAGTATGGCAATGCTGGCTCAACGCATGACACGCAACTTTTGTGCTGGGGTTTGTGCAACCATTCACAAGTGGGAATCAATCCAACAAGCAAATGGAGAAGATGCAaaattgatgatgaggaagaacATTGGTGACCCTGGTGAGCCTATTGGTGTGGTGTTGAGTGCTACAAAGACCATCTGGTTGCCGGTGAAACAACAACGTTTGTTAGACTTCCTGTTGAATGAACAAACAAGGAGTCAATGGGATATTTTGTTCAATAGTGGTCCTATGCAACAGCTGGTCCATATTGCCAAGGGTCAAAATATTGATAATAGCATCTCTCTTTTCCGTGCTAAT GTGGATGCAATCAGTGACAGTGAAAACAACATGCTGATTTTGCAAGATACTTGCACGGACGCAACAGGATCCCTTATAGTATATGCAACAATTGATGCTGTAGATATGGATGTGGTGATGAATGGAGGAGATTCTTCTTCAGTGGCTTTCCTACCATCTGGAATTGCGATAGTTCCTGACTGTTTTCAAGATTATTCCGGGGCCAATAACTGCAATGTTGAAACTTCTTGGGAGAAAGATAATGGCTTTAGCGGTACTGGATCTCTAGTGACTATCGGGTTCCAAGTATTGGTGAATAGCTCGCCTGCTGAAAAGTTATCTATGGAGTCAGTCCAAAAAGTAAATAACCTCATATCTCATACAATTCATGGTATCAAAGCTTCTTTCAAGAGCAAGTGA